The following are from one region of the Eubacterium sp. MSJ-33 genome:
- a CDS encoding pseudouridine synthase, translated as MTNEIRLNKYLSEAGICSRREADRLIEAGKVTVDGTVANLGTRVGEKSVVMCNGKPVHLYTKKVIYAYNKPIGQVCTSKDADKESIFRYVEFPERVNYVGRLDKDSTGLLLLTNDGDLANEIQRSRNNHEKEYHVRVNTDITEDFIRKMSSGVEILDTVTKPCKVKKTGARNFSIILTQGLNRQIRRMCDALHVRVVHLKRVRIMNVRLGNLRPGEYRTLTRQEEQELRRLVEKDSL; from the coding sequence ATGACTAATGAAATTCGATTAAATAAATATCTAAGTGAAGCAGGAATCTGTTCGCGTAGAGAAGCAGACCGGCTGATTGAGGCGGGAAAGGTGACAGTAGATGGAACAGTTGCTAATTTGGGGACGCGTGTGGGAGAGAAATCCGTCGTTATGTGCAACGGGAAGCCGGTGCATTTGTACACAAAAAAGGTGATCTATGCATATAATAAGCCAATCGGACAGGTCTGCACATCGAAGGATGCAGATAAGGAAAGTATCTTTCGGTATGTCGAGTTTCCGGAACGGGTAAACTATGTAGGTCGTCTGGATAAAGACTCCACGGGATTACTGTTGCTCACAAATGACGGCGATCTTGCAAATGAAATTCAACGATCAAGGAATAATCATGAAAAAGAATACCATGTGCGTGTCAATACAGATATTACAGAGGATTTTATCCGGAAGATGTCTTCAGGTGTGGAGATCTTAGATACGGTAACGAAGCCGTGTAAAGTGAAGAAAACCGGTGCGAGAAACTTTTCAATTATATTGACACAGGGATTAAATCGACAGATTCGTCGTATGTGTGATGCACTGCATGTCCGTGTTGTTCATTTAAAGCGTGTGAGAATTATGAATGTCCGGCTTGGAAACCTAAGACCGGGAGAATATCGAACGCTGACAAGACAGGAAGAGCAGGAACTTCGAAGGTTAGTTGAGAAGGATTCTTTATAG
- the ligA gene encoding NAD-dependent DNA ligase LigA yields the protein MASKTERIKELVELLNTASKAYYQKDTEIMSNLEYDTLYDELVSLERETGLILSKSPTQNVGYEIISELPKERHAAPMLSLDKTKSVDDLAAWLGDKTGVMSWKMDGLTVVLTYEDGVLVKAVTRGNGEIGEVITNNAKVFANLPNQISYKDPLTIRGEAVITYTDFERINATIPDIDSKYKNPRNLCSGSVRQLNNQITAERNVHFFAFNMLDTGDAAIDATMNSKFDFLSSLGFEVVEHVDVTAATMQEKVTYFAEKIETNDFPSDGLVLSFDDVVYGRNLGRTAKFPRDSIAFKWADEEAETILRHIEWSPSRTGLINPVAVFDAVSLEGTSVSRASVHNVSIVKQLQLGIGDTIKVYKANMIIPQISENLTKSGTLEIPDTCPACGGRTEIREDNQAQTLVCPNPACPAKAIKLFTHFVSRNAMNIDGLSEATLQKFLDCGFIVELYDIYRIDRYEAEIVKLEGFGQKSYDNMMESIEQSRTTQLARVLYGLGILNVGTAMAKSICKYFKDDVEAIIHADAAQFAEIEKIGDVIAEGIVAYFADQNNIRVLRGILKEVTLVVEENTAPQDLEGRTFVITGSLNHFANRDELKKVIEDRGGKVAGSVSSKTTYLINNDVLSSSSKNKKAKSLGIPIISEDDFLQL from the coding sequence ATGGCTTCCAAGACAGAACGAATAAAAGAATTAGTGGAATTGTTGAATACGGCATCGAAAGCCTATTATCAAAAGGACACCGAGATTATGTCCAATCTGGAATATGATACGCTATATGATGAATTAGTGTCATTAGAACGGGAGACCGGATTGATCTTATCGAAAAGTCCGACCCAAAATGTCGGTTATGAAATCATCAGTGAGCTTCCGAAGGAACGACATGCGGCACCGATGCTGTCTCTGGATAAGACGAAGAGTGTCGATGATTTGGCGGCATGGCTCGGTGATAAGACGGGAGTTATGTCGTGGAAGATGGATGGTCTTACGGTTGTCCTTACTTATGAAGATGGAGTGCTTGTAAAAGCGGTTACGCGTGGAAATGGTGAGATTGGTGAGGTGATTACAAATAATGCGAAAGTATTTGCAAACCTGCCAAATCAGATATCATATAAAGATCCTTTAACCATTCGTGGTGAGGCAGTGATTACCTATACAGATTTTGAACGGATTAATGCGACGATTCCGGATATTGACAGCAAATACAAGAACCCAAGAAATCTTTGCTCCGGCAGTGTCAGACAATTGAATAATCAGATTACTGCTGAGCGGAATGTACATTTCTTTGCATTTAACATGCTTGATACCGGCGATGCGGCGATTGATGCAACAATGAATTCAAAATTCGATTTTCTGTCATCACTTGGATTTGAAGTGGTGGAGCATGTCGATGTCACAGCAGCAACGATGCAGGAGAAGGTAACATATTTTGCAGAGAAAATTGAGACGAATGATTTCCCTTCGGATGGACTTGTGCTTTCGTTTGATGATGTTGTATATGGAAGGAATCTTGGGCGCACAGCGAAATTCCCACGAGATTCCATCGCGTTTAAATGGGCAGATGAAGAGGCGGAGACGATATTGCGCCATATTGAATGGAGTCCGTCAAGAACCGGTCTGATCAATCCGGTTGCGGTTTTTGATGCTGTGTCTTTAGAGGGGACATCCGTGAGCCGTGCCAGTGTGCACAACGTCAGTATAGTTAAACAGTTACAACTTGGTATTGGCGATACGATTAAAGTATATAAGGCCAATATGATCATTCCGCAAATCAGTGAGAACTTGACGAAGTCCGGTACGCTTGAGATTCCGGATACATGTCCGGCGTGTGGAGGCAGGACGGAGATACGCGAGGACAATCAGGCACAGACACTTGTCTGTCCAAATCCGGCATGTCCGGCAAAGGCAATTAAACTGTTCACACATTTTGTATCCAGAAATGCAATGAACATTGATGGATTATCGGAGGCAACCTTGCAGAAATTTCTGGATTGTGGTTTCATCGTGGAACTATATGATATTTACCGCATTGACCGTTATGAAGCAGAAATCGTCAAGCTGGAAGGATTCGGTCAGAAATCCTATGATAATATGATGGAAAGTATCGAGCAGAGCCGCACAACGCAGCTTGCACGGGTGTTATATGGGCTTGGTATCTTAAATGTCGGTACCGCCATGGCTAAATCCATCTGTAAATATTTTAAAGATGATGTAGAGGCAATCATCCATGCGGATGCAGCACAGTTCGCTGAGATCGAGAAAATCGGAGATGTGATTGCAGAGGGGATTGTAGCGTATTTTGCAGATCAAAATAATATCCGGGTGTTGCGCGGGATTTTAAAGGAAGTGACACTTGTTGTGGAGGAAAATACTGCTCCGCAGGATCTTGAAGGCAGGACATTTGTTATTACAGGTTCGCTCAACCATTTTGCAAACCGGGATGAACTTAAAAAAGTGATTGAAGATCGTGGCGGAAAGGTTGCAGGCAGTGTTTCTTCCAAAACAACATATCTGATTAACAACGATGTATTATCATCTTCATCGAAGAATAAAAAGGCGAAATCATTGGGAATCCCGATTATTTCCGAGGATGATTTCTTGCAGTTATAA
- the metA gene encoding homoserine O-acetyltransferase MetA, whose product MPIRIDNDLPVKKVLEQENIFVMDEHRAMTQDIRPLDILILNLMPLKEDTELQLLRSLSNTPLQVNISFIRTMSYESKHVSESHLERFYSDFEHVKNKKWDGLIITGAPVENMEFEEVEYWNELTEIMDWSVTNVTSTLHICWGAQAGLYYRYGVKKYHLPEKFSGVYKHYTFHKRTPLVRGFDDSFLVPQSRYTGVDKQAIVDNPFLEIVAESDITGPYLIIGEDGKNIFVTGHPEYDTFTLDQEYKRDIKRGLNPNIPVNYYPDNDPEQKPIKSWRCHANTLYANWLNYYVYQSTPYDWTKKVTN is encoded by the coding sequence ATGCCGATTAGAATAGATAATGATTTACCGGTAAAGAAAGTTCTGGAACAGGAAAATATATTTGTGATGGACGAACACCGTGCGATGACGCAGGATATCCGTCCACTAGACATTTTGATCTTGAATCTGATGCCGTTAAAGGAAGATACAGAATTGCAGCTTTTGCGCAGCCTGTCAAACACACCCTTGCAGGTCAATATTTCCTTTATCCGTACAATGTCCTATGAGTCAAAGCATGTCTCGGAGTCACATCTGGAACGTTTCTATAGTGATTTTGAACATGTGAAGAATAAGAAATGGGATGGACTCATTATCACCGGGGCACCCGTTGAAAATATGGAGTTTGAAGAAGTGGAGTATTGGAATGAACTGACAGAGATCATGGACTGGTCAGTGACGAATGTTACATCCACATTGCATATCTGTTGGGGGGCACAGGCTGGGCTTTACTATCGCTATGGCGTGAAAAAATATCATCTGCCAGAGAAGTTTTCCGGTGTGTATAAACATTATACGTTCCATAAGCGAACGCCGCTTGTGCGTGGGTTTGATGATTCATTCTTAGTTCCGCAATCCCGTTATACCGGCGTGGATAAGCAGGCAATTGTTGACAATCCATTTCTGGAGATTGTGGCTGAGTCTGATATTACAGGACCATATCTAATCATTGGAGAAGACGGCAAGAATATTTTTGTCACCGGGCATCCGGAGTATGATACATTTACACTTGATCAGGAATATAAACGAGATATTAAGCGTGGTTTAAATCCGAATATTCCGGTCAATTATTATCCTGATAATGATCCGGAGCAAAAGCCTATCAAATCATGGAGATGTCATGCCAATACACTCTATGCCAACTGGCTTAATTATTACGTATATCAGAGCACCCCTTACGACTGGACGAAGAAGGTTACGAATTAA
- a CDS encoding MATE family efflux transporter yields MSKQTIIKGTLILTITGILTKCLGFYNRIFLTRLIGVKELGTYQLIFPLYILGISFCCQGIATTITKHVSYLLGKKNHPDTRRALRLGVCLSFMLSLLVSGCFFYGCDFIAIHILKNTDCRVLLKLLSPAVPFVAIKACINAFFIGYKKPFFSGSCQLIEQIIRIGSVYLLAISYMQNQVDAKTAVCGVVIGEIGATLYALSCYIFFHSKQNNEFKSKSLHTSVIKKQLLMIPMLKDIIPITSNNLIFTLFSSFEAIILPAFLFQYYNNADTSMEMYGIITGIVIPFLLFPATITNSLSTMLLPSISYACAKRDTEAIKKALVSSALFCIMLGSFACILYILFGKPLCIFAFKSPEAGTLLQLMGFLCPFIYLSTTLSSVMNGIGYATQNLIYNILGISMRILCIIFFVPHFGIHAYICGMFCGYLLHNALTITKLASLNS; encoded by the coding sequence ATGTCAAAACAAACTATCATCAAAGGAACCCTGATATTAACGATAACCGGAATCCTGACCAAATGTCTCGGCTTTTATAATAGAATATTCTTGACTCGGTTGATTGGTGTTAAAGAGCTTGGAACTTATCAGTTGATTTTTCCGCTTTATATTCTGGGTATTTCATTTTGCTGTCAGGGAATTGCTACTACCATCACCAAACATGTCTCCTACCTGCTTGGCAAGAAAAATCATCCGGATACACGTCGTGCGCTTCGTCTTGGAGTTTGTCTGAGTTTTATGCTAAGCCTGCTTGTCTCCGGCTGTTTTTTCTATGGCTGCGATTTTATTGCCATTCACATACTGAAAAATACTGATTGTCGTGTTCTGTTAAAACTTCTCTCTCCCGCAGTTCCTTTTGTCGCTATAAAAGCCTGTATCAATGCTTTCTTTATCGGATATAAAAAACCATTCTTCTCAGGAAGCTGTCAGTTAATCGAACAGATTATACGAATTGGTTCTGTCTATCTCCTTGCAATCTCCTATATGCAAAATCAGGTTGATGCTAAAACCGCCGTTTGTGGCGTAGTAATTGGAGAAATAGGAGCAACACTTTACGCCCTTAGTTGTTATATATTTTTTCACAGTAAACAAAACAATGAATTTAAAAGCAAAAGTCTGCATACTTCTGTCATAAAAAAACAATTGCTTATGATTCCAATGCTGAAGGATATCATTCCAATCACTTCCAACAATCTGATTTTTACATTATTTTCAAGTTTTGAAGCAATTATACTTCCTGCATTTCTGTTTCAATATTACAACAACGCAGACACAAGCATGGAAATGTACGGGATTATCACAGGTATTGTCATTCCGTTTTTATTATTTCCGGCAACCATTACAAACTCACTTTCAACCATGCTGCTTCCATCTATCTCTTATGCCTGTGCCAAACGAGATACGGAAGCAATAAAAAAAGCACTTGTATCAAGTGCTCTTTTCTGCATCATGCTCGGAAGCTTTGCCTGCATTTTATATATTCTCTTCGGGAAACCGCTTTGTATCTTTGCATTTAAAAGTCCGGAGGCCGGAACGCTGTTACAGCTAATGGGATTTTTATGTCCTTTTATTTATCTTTCCACAACGCTTTCCAGTGTTATGAACGGGATTGGGTACGCGACACAAAATTTAATCTACAATATTCTTGGGATCAGCATGCGAATCTTGTGTATCATTTTCTTTGTGCCACATTTCGGCATCCACGCATATATATGTGGTATGTTCTGCGGCTACCTACTCCATAATGCGCTTACGATCACAAAGCTTGCTTCTCTTAATTCGTAA
- a CDS encoding cysteine desulfurase family protein → MTVYMDHAATTSTHPEVIRAMQPYFHDKFANPSGIYSIAKENHRVIEDSRQMIADTLHARKNEIYFTAGGSEGDNWALKEIADVYKKKGKHIITTKIEHHGILHTCEYLEQHGFDVTYLDVDTNGRVDLEQMERAIRKDTILISVMFANNEIGTMEPIELIGKIARNHHILFHTDAVQAYGQVPIDVEQLQIDLLTASGHKFRGPKGTGFLYAKEGIKMQSYIHGGAQEQGLRAGTENVPGIVGLATAAYIADATMERRLKYETEIRDYMIQQILETIPYCRLNGHRRNRLPNNINISFEFIDSGALLIMLDTLGICASGGSACTSASRKPSHVLQAIGLSDELSRGTIRLTIGEETTKKDADYVIACIKELVEGLREQSPSYDDYKSRS, encoded by the coding sequence ATGACAGTTTATATGGATCATGCAGCAACGACGAGCACCCATCCGGAAGTGATTCGTGCTATGCAGCCATACTTTCATGACAAATTTGCAAACCCGTCCGGCATCTATAGTATTGCAAAAGAAAATCACCGTGTTATAGAAGACAGCCGGCAGATGATTGCAGATACATTACATGCACGAAAAAATGAGATTTATTTTACGGCAGGCGGTTCCGAAGGAGACAACTGGGCATTAAAAGAGATTGCGGATGTATATAAGAAAAAAGGAAAACATATCATTACAACGAAGATTGAACACCATGGAATTCTTCACACATGCGAGTATCTGGAACAGCATGGATTTGATGTCACATATTTGGATGTTGATACCAATGGACGTGTTGATTTAGAACAGATGGAACGTGCAATCCGAAAGGATACGATACTGATATCTGTTATGTTTGCAAATAATGAGATAGGCACAATGGAACCGATCGAATTAATTGGGAAAATTGCCCGGAATCATCATATATTATTTCATACGGATGCGGTTCAGGCATATGGTCAAGTGCCGATTGATGTGGAACAACTGCAGATTGATCTTTTGACTGCAAGTGGACATAAATTCCGCGGTCCCAAAGGCACGGGGTTTTTATATGCAAAAGAAGGAATAAAAATGCAAAGTTATATTCATGGCGGTGCACAGGAACAAGGACTTCGGGCAGGAACAGAAAATGTGCCGGGAATCGTTGGACTTGCAACTGCAGCCTATATTGCAGATGCAACAATGGAACGGCGTTTGAAATATGAGACAGAAATACGAGACTATATGATACAGCAGATATTAGAAACCATTCCGTATTGCAGGTTAAATGGACACAGGAGGAATCGATTACCCAATAATATTAATATTTCTTTTGAATTTATAGATAGTGGGGCATTGCTTATAATGCTGGATACTCTTGGAATCTGCGCGTCCGGTGGATCTGCTTGTACATCTGCATCCAGAAAACCTTCCCATGTTTTACAGGCAATTGGCTTGTCAGATGAACTTTCCCGGGGTACAATTCGGCTTACCATCGGGGAAGAAACAACAAAAAAAGATGCAGACTATGTGATTGCCTGCATCAAAGAACTTGTAGAAGGACTGCGGGAACAGTCTCCGTCTTATGATGATTATAAAAGCCGGAGTTAG
- a CDS encoding histidinol-phosphatase HisJ family protein, with amino-acid sequence MFPDYHFHTDFSSDCDESIYSVIESARKKGLSSLCVTDHYDMDFPVRPEEPEMDFDLDIADYYKNYHQLSETLAPDFDLRIGVELGVMPSTTNKLNAFVQAHPELDFTICSLHVVDGMDPYYPEYFEGKEDLTAYRHYFETLLDCVKEFDNFNVCGHLDYIVRYGKTKAELFDIHDYSDIFYELFQILVSRGQGIEINTGSLYRGLSFPHPHPDILKMYKDAGGEIVTIGSDAHHAEHIAYGFDTAKELLLSNGFRYFTTFKEKKPEFHKIV; translated from the coding sequence ATGTTTCCAGATTATCATTTCCATACAGATTTTTCCAGTGACTGCGATGAATCAATATATTCTGTAATTGAATCTGCAAGAAAAAAAGGGCTGTCTTCTCTCTGTGTCACAGATCATTATGACATGGACTTTCCGGTCCGTCCGGAAGAGCCGGAAATGGATTTTGACCTTGATATCGCAGACTATTATAAAAACTATCATCAGTTATCAGAAACTCTCGCTCCGGACTTTGACCTTCGTATCGGAGTGGAACTTGGTGTGATGCCATCCACAACAAATAAACTGAATGCCTTTGTACAGGCACATCCTGAACTTGATTTTACTATCTGCAGTCTCCATGTTGTAGATGGAATGGATCCCTATTATCCGGAATATTTTGAAGGAAAAGAAGACCTTACAGCGTATCGGCATTATTTTGAAACACTCCTTGATTGTGTAAAAGAATTTGATAATTTTAATGTCTGCGGACATCTTGATTATATTGTCCGTTATGGGAAAACAAAGGCTGAACTTTTTGATATTCATGATTATTCAGATATATTTTATGAATTATTTCAGATTCTGGTATCCCGTGGTCAGGGAATCGAGATCAATACCGGAAGTTTGTACCGTGGGCTGTCCTTCCCACACCCGCATCCGGACATCTTGAAAATGTACAAGGATGCAGGCGGAGAAATCGTCACGATTGGAAGCGATGCCCACCATGCAGAACATATTGCATATGGATTTGATACGGCAAAAGAATTATTACTTTCCAACGGGTTCCGTTATTTTACGACCTTCAAAGAGAAAAAACCTGAATTTCATAAGATTGTTTAA
- the gap gene encoding type I glyceraldehyde-3-phosphate dehydrogenase has product MAVKVAINGFGRIGRLAFRQMFDAEGYEVVAINDLTKPSMLAHLLKYDSSQGKYQYADQVSADDEAGTITVCGKTLKIYAEADAKNLPWGELDVDVVLECTGFYVSKAKSQAHIDAGAKKVVISAPAGNDLPTIVYSVNENTLTADDKIISAASCTTNCLAPMAKALNDYAPIQSGIMSTIHAYTGDQMVLDGPHRKGDFRRARAAAVNIVPNSTGAAKAIGLVIPELNGKLIGSAQRVPVPTGSTTILTAVVKGKDVTKEGINAAMKAAASESYGYNEEQIVSSDIVGMRYGSLFDATQTMVAQIADDLYEVQVVSWYDNENSYTSQMVRTIKYFAELA; this is encoded by the coding sequence ATGGCAGTAAAAGTAGCAATTAATGGTTTTGGACGTATCGGACGTCTTGCATTCAGACAGATGTTTGACGCAGAAGGTTATGAAGTAGTTGCAATCAACGACTTGACAAAGCCTTCAATGCTTGCTCACCTTTTGAAGTATGATTCATCACAGGGTAAGTATCAGTATGCAGATCAGGTTTCTGCTGATGATGAAGCAGGTACAATCACAGTTTGTGGTAAGACACTTAAGATCTATGCTGAGGCAGATGCTAAGAATCTTCCATGGGGAGAGCTTGATGTAGACGTTGTACTTGAGTGTACAGGTTTCTATGTATCAAAGGCTAAGTCACAGGCTCATATCGATGCAGGTGCTAAGAAGGTAGTTATTTCAGCTCCAGCTGGTAATGATCTTCCTACAATCGTATATAGCGTAAACGAGAACACACTTACAGCTGATGACAAGATCATCTCTGCAGCTTCTTGTACAACAAACTGTCTTGCTCCTATGGCTAAGGCACTTAACGATTACGCTCCAATCCAGTCAGGTATCATGTCTACAATCCACGCTTACACAGGTGATCAGATGGTACTTGATGGACCACACAGAAAGGGCGACTTCAGACGTGCTCGTGCAGCAGCAGTTAATATCGTTCCTAACTCAACAGGTGCAGCTAAGGCTATCGGTCTTGTTATCCCAGAGCTTAACGGAAAGCTTATCGGTTCTGCACAGAGAGTTCCTGTACCTACAGGTTCTACAACAATCCTTACAGCAGTTGTTAAGGGTAAGGACGTAACTAAGGAAGGCATCAATGCTGCTATGAAGGCTGCAGCTTCTGAGTCTTATGGTTACAATGAGGAGCAGATCGTTTCTTCAGATATCGTTGGTATGAGATATGGTTCACTCTTCGATGCTACACAGACAATGGTAGCTCAGATCGCTGACGATCTTTATGAAGTTCAGGTTGTTTCTTGGTATGATAACGAGAACTCATACACAAGCCAGATGGTTAGAACAATCAAGTACTTCGCTGAGTTGGCTTAA
- a CDS encoding phosphoglycerate kinase, with amino-acid sequence MSLNKKSVDDINVKGLRVLCRCDFNVPLKNGEITDENRLVAALPTIKKLIADGGKVILCSHLGKVKTEEDKQTKTLAPVAKRLSELLGQEVKFVPSLEVVDDTVRAAVDAMKDGEVILLENTRFRAEETKNGEAFSKDLASICDVFVNDAFGTAHRAHCSNVGVAALVDTAVVGYLMQKEIDFLGNAVENPVRPFVAILGGAKVADKLNVISNLLEKCDTLIIGGGMAYTFLKAKGYEIGKSLVDETKLDYCKEMMEKAEKLGKKLLLPVDSVMIDDFPNPIDDPTIATTICDADKMDASKEGCDIGPKTIELYSEAVKTAKTVVWNGPMGVFENPVLATGTKAVAAALAETDATTIIGGGDSAAAVNQLGYGDKMSHISTGGGASLEFLEGKELPGVAAANDK; translated from the coding sequence ATGTCATTAAATAAGAAATCTGTTGATGATATCAACGTAAAGGGACTTCGTGTTCTTTGCAGATGCGACTTTAACGTACCTTTGAAGAACGGAGAGATCACAGATGAGAACCGTCTGGTTGCAGCTCTTCCAACAATCAAGAAGCTGATCGCTGATGGCGGTAAGGTAATCCTTTGTTCACACCTTGGAAAGGTTAAGACAGAGGAAGACAAGCAGACAAAGACTCTTGCACCGGTTGCAAAGAGACTTTCTGAACTCCTTGGTCAGGAAGTAAAGTTTGTACCAAGTTTAGAGGTTGTTGACGATACAGTTCGCGCAGCTGTAGACGCTATGAAGGACGGCGAGGTTATTCTTCTTGAGAATACACGTTTCAGAGCAGAAGAGACAAAGAACGGTGAGGCTTTCTCCAAGGATCTTGCAAGCATCTGTGACGTATTCGTAAACGATGCATTTGGTACAGCTCACAGAGCACACTGCTCAAACGTTGGTGTAGCTGCACTTGTTGATACAGCCGTTGTTGGATATCTGATGCAGAAGGAAATCGATTTCCTTGGAAACGCAGTTGAGAATCCGGTAAGACCTTTCGTTGCTATCCTTGGTGGTGCAAAGGTTGCTGATAAGCTGAACGTCATCTCTAACCTTCTTGAGAAGTGCGATACACTCATCATCGGTGGTGGTATGGCATACACATTCTTGAAGGCTAAGGGATATGAGATTGGTAAGTCACTTGTTGACGAGACAAAGCTTGACTACTGTAAGGAAATGATGGAGAAGGCTGAGAAGCTTGGCAAGAAGCTTCTGCTCCCGGTAGACTCTGTTATGATCGATGATTTCCCTAACCCAATCGACGATCCAACAATCGCTACAACAATCTGTGATGCAGATAAGATGGATGCATCTAAGGAAGGCTGCGATATCGGACCTAAGACAATCGAGCTTTACTCTGAGGCTGTTAAGACAGCTAAGACAGTTGTATGGAACGGACCTATGGGTGTATTCGAGAACCCGGTTCTTGCAACAGGTACAAAGGCAGTTGCAGCAGCACTTGCTGAGACAGACGCTACAACAATTATCGGTGGTGGTGATTCTGCAGCAGCTGTTAACCAGCTTGGTTATGGTGACAAGATGAGCCACATCTCAACAGGTGGTGGTGCTTCTCTTGAGTTCCTTGAGGGTAAGGAACTGCCTGGTGTAGCAGCAGCTAATGACAAATAA
- the tpiA gene encoding triose-phosphate isomerase translates to MARKRIIAGNWKMNMTPSEAVKLVEELKPLVVNDDVDVVYCVPAIDIVPVVEAVKGTNVQVGAENFYIEDKGAYTGEISAPMLVDAGVKYVIIGHSERREYFKEDDAFLNKKVKKAIASGLTPILCCGETLEQREMGVTMDWIRLQIKSDLAGVAADDVKNLVIAYEPIWAIGTGKTATSDQAEEVCKGIRELIAEVYDTDTAEAVRIQYGGSMNAGNAKELLAKPNIDGGLIGGASLKAEFGQVVNA, encoded by the coding sequence ATGGCAAGAAAGAGAATTATTGCAGGTAACTGGAAGATGAATATGACTCCATCAGAGGCTGTAAAGCTTGTTGAGGAGTTAAAGCCACTTGTAGTGAATGATGACGTAGACGTAGTTTACTGTGTACCAGCTATTGACATCGTTCCTGTTGTTGAAGCTGTTAAGGGCACAAACGTACAGGTTGGTGCTGAGAACTTCTACATTGAGGACAAGGGTGCTTACACAGGTGAGATCAGTGCACCAATGCTTGTAGATGCAGGCGTGAAGTATGTAATCATCGGACATTCAGAGCGTCGTGAGTACTTCAAGGAAGACGATGCATTCCTGAATAAGAAGGTTAAGAAGGCAATCGCTTCCGGACTTACACCAATCCTTTGCTGTGGTGAGACACTTGAGCAGAGAGAGATGGGCGTAACAATGGATTGGATCAGACTTCAGATCAAGTCTGACCTTGCAGGCGTTGCAGCAGATGATGTAAAGAACCTTGTAATTGCTTACGAGCCAATCTGGGCAATCGGTACAGGTAAGACAGCTACATCTGATCAGGCTGAGGAAGTATGTAAGGGTATCCGTGAACTCATCGCTGAGGTTTATGATACAGATACAGCAGAAGCAGTTCGTATTCAGTATGGCGGTTCTATGAACGCCGGCAATGCGAAGGAGCTTCTTGCAAAGCCAAACATTGATGGTGGTCTGATCGGTGGTGCTTCTCTGAAGGCTGAGTTCGGTCAGGTTGTAAATGCATAA